In Thermomicrobiales bacterium, one DNA window encodes the following:
- a CDS encoding cupin domain-containing protein has product MTAERPDAVPTRQLDTERAIVTEWRFAPGAHTGWHKHEYDYVVVPMTTGQLLLETPDGQMTADLVAGQSYSRGKGVEHDVINNNDSEFVFVEIEMKP; this is encoded by the coding sequence ATGACCGCAGAACGACCGGACGCCGTGCCAACGCGGCAGCTCGATACCGAGCGCGCGATCGTGACCGAGTGGCGCTTCGCCCCCGGCGCGCACACCGGCTGGCACAAGCACGAGTACGACTACGTCGTCGTCCCGATGACGACCGGCCAGCTCCTGCTGGAAACACCCGATGGCCAGATGACCGCCGACCTCGTCGCCGGGCAATCCTACTCGCGCGGCAAGGGCGTCGAACACGACGTGATCAACAACAACGACAGCGAATTCGTCTTCGTCGAGATCGAGATGAAGCCGTAA
- a CDS encoding amidohydrolase produces MVTSRLITNGTIATMDPQRPTAEAVGMIGDRIVAVGNRAMVESALPRGYTTLDLSGRFAMPGFNEAHNHMLIYGRNLGQINASYPNVRTIEDIKALVAERAAATPEGTWITGWGYDDNKLDDRRHPTRHDWDAVAPNHPVMIVNGSGHLSSVNSLALERAGLTRDSVDPQGGHYVRDEHGEMTGVLHESAQDAVRNAVPAPTVDDYVEAAERCSQAYVAAGITSSQDAMSLTWEEVAAFQIASREGKLKPRTSLMIRETLLPHITGLGMQQGFGNDRLKIGPIKLFIDGSLIGRTAAVTQPFLEDPVDGNLGLTMMPQEDLDNYVMQAHKAGFQIAVHAIGDRGIDMVLDAYEKALTACPRANHRHRIEHCGIMRPDIVERIARMQVLIVTQPIFITEYGDGFIRHLGLDRVQLTYPFRSLLDAGIKVVFSSDCPVSSFEPLKSIEVSVTERTGSGQSYALEEAISVEEALPLYTVNGAYATFEEDQKGMLREGMLADFVVLERDPREVAPEEISKVPVSQTIIGGETVYEG; encoded by the coding sequence ATGGTAACGTCACGGTTGATCACCAACGGCACGATTGCCACGATGGACCCGCAGAGGCCGACGGCCGAGGCAGTTGGTATGATCGGCGATCGCATTGTCGCAGTCGGCAACCGCGCAATGGTCGAATCGGCGCTGCCGCGCGGCTACACCACACTCGATCTGAGCGGCCGCTTCGCGATGCCGGGCTTCAACGAAGCGCACAATCACATGCTGATCTACGGCCGCAACCTCGGCCAGATCAACGCCAGCTACCCGAACGTCCGCACGATCGAGGACATCAAGGCGCTGGTTGCCGAGCGTGCCGCTGCGACGCCAGAGGGCACCTGGATCACCGGCTGGGGCTACGACGACAACAAGCTCGACGACCGCCGCCACCCAACCCGCCACGACTGGGATGCCGTTGCACCGAACCACCCGGTCATGATCGTCAACGGCTCGGGCCACCTCAGCTCGGTCAACTCGCTGGCGCTGGAACGCGCCGGCCTGACCCGCGACTCGGTCGATCCGCAGGGCGGGCACTACGTCCGCGACGAGCACGGCGAGATGACCGGCGTGCTGCACGAATCGGCGCAGGACGCCGTTCGCAACGCCGTCCCAGCGCCGACCGTCGATGACTACGTCGAGGCAGCGGAGCGTTGCAGCCAGGCCTACGTCGCGGCTGGTATCACCTCCAGTCAGGATGCGATGAGCCTGACGTGGGAAGAGGTCGCGGCGTTCCAGATCGCCTCGCGCGAGGGCAAGCTCAAGCCGCGCACGAGTCTGATGATCCGCGAGACGCTCCTGCCGCACATCACCGGGCTGGGCATGCAGCAGGGCTTCGGCAACGACCGGCTCAAGATCGGCCCGATCAAGCTGTTTATCGACGGCTCGCTGATCGGCCGCACAGCCGCCGTCACCCAGCCGTTCCTGGAAGACCCGGTCGATGGCAACCTGGGGCTGACGATGATGCCGCAGGAGGACCTCGACAACTACGTCATGCAGGCCCACAAGGCCGGCTTCCAGATCGCAGTTCATGCGATTGGTGACCGGGGTATCGACATGGTCCTCGACGCCTACGAGAAGGCGCTGACGGCCTGTCCGCGCGCCAACCACCGCCATCGCATCGAGCACTGCGGCATCATGCGGCCCGACATCGTCGAGCGCATCGCCAGGATGCAGGTGCTGATCGTCACCCAGCCGATCTTCATCACTGAGTACGGTGACGGCTTCATCCGCCATCTGGGGCTGGATCGCGTCCAGCTCACCTACCCATTCCGCAGCCTGCTCGACGCGGGCATCAAGGTCGTCTTCTCGTCCGACTGCCCTGTGTCGTCCTTCGAGCCGCTGAAGAGCATCGAGGTGTCGGTCACCGAGCGCACCGGCAGCGGCCAGTCGTACGCGCTGGAGGAAGCGATCAGCGTCGAAGAGGCGCTGCCGCTCTATACCGTCAACGGCGCGTATGCGACGTTCGAGGAAGACCAGAAGGGCATGCTCCGCGAAGGCATGCTGGCTGACTTCGTCGTACTGGAGCGCGACCCGCGTGAGGTCGCGCCGGAGGAGATCAGCAAGGTTCCGGTTTCGCAGACCATCATCGGCGGCGAAACCGTCTACGAGGGGTAA
- a CDS encoding ArgE/DapE family deacylase — MTTAPNAVTERLWKALDERHDELVQLVADLVHFRSVLGQEAEIQEFIANYLRESGMETDVWEIDESLKELDESGDSGVPFAGRPNVAATAKGSAGWRSLIMNGHIDVVSPEPLADWTHDPWAAEIVDGKMYGRGALDMKSGVAINMFLPRVLRDLGITLKGDLIVQSVIEEECTGNGALDASRRYTADAVVVTEPSNGEFTNAHVGVMWFRVLVSGRSAHAAWATRGVNAISKTVPIIQALEALDARMNETSHPAFADFDHPINLNIGVIQGGDWPSTVPGECELHCRLSYYPGRTVAEIRAEVEGAIQAVVDNDPWLRDNPPVITYDGFRTSGSTVSTDEPSVISLGEWHKTVTGEEMAMRSGTGVNDMRYFNFKGMPAGCYGASGEGAHAADEWLDLASLNRAAKVLGAFVLEWCGADES; from the coding sequence ATGACCACCGCACCGAATGCCGTTACCGAGCGCCTGTGGAAGGCGCTGGATGAGCGCCACGACGAGCTCGTCCAGCTCGTTGCCGACCTGGTGCATTTCCGCAGCGTCCTCGGGCAGGAAGCCGAGATCCAGGAGTTCATCGCCAATTACCTGCGCGAGAGCGGCATGGAGACAGACGTCTGGGAGATCGACGAATCGCTCAAGGAACTGGACGAGTCCGGCGACAGCGGCGTGCCATTTGCCGGACGTCCCAACGTCGCGGCAACCGCCAAGGGCAGTGCCGGCTGGCGCTCGCTCATCATGAACGGCCACATCGACGTCGTCAGCCCGGAGCCGCTGGCCGACTGGACCCACGACCCGTGGGCCGCTGAGATCGTCGACGGCAAGATGTACGGGCGCGGCGCGCTGGATATGAAGAGCGGCGTCGCCATCAACATGTTCCTACCGCGCGTTCTGCGCGACCTCGGCATTACGCTCAAGGGCGACCTGATTGTCCAGAGCGTCATCGAGGAGGAGTGCACCGGCAACGGCGCGCTCGACGCCAGCCGTCGCTACACGGCTGACGCGGTCGTCGTCACCGAGCCGTCGAACGGCGAGTTCACGAACGCCCACGTCGGCGTCATGTGGTTCCGCGTGCTCGTGTCCGGTCGCTCGGCGCACGCTGCCTGGGCGACGCGCGGCGTCAACGCGATCTCGAAGACGGTGCCAATCATCCAGGCACTCGAAGCGCTGGACGCCAGGATGAACGAGACATCTCACCCAGCGTTCGCGGACTTCGATCATCCGATCAACCTCAACATCGGCGTCATTCAGGGCGGCGACTGGCCCAGCACCGTGCCGGGTGAGTGCGAACTGCACTGCCGCCTGAGCTACTACCCCGGCCGCACCGTCGCCGAGATTCGCGCCGAGGTCGAGGGCGCCATCCAGGCTGTCGTTGATAACGACCCGTGGCTGCGCGACAACCCGCCGGTCATCACCTACGACGGTTTCCGCACCAGCGGCTCGACCGTCTCGACCGACGAGCCATCCGTCATCAGCCTCGGCGAGTGGCACAAGACGGTCACCGGCGAGGAGATGGCGATGCGCTCCGGCACTGGCGTGAATGACATGCGCTACTTCAACTTCAAGGGCATGCCGGCCGGCTGCTACGGCGCATCCGGCGAGGGCGCGCACGCCGCCGACGAGTGGCTCGATCTGGCATCGCTCAACCGTGCCGCCAAGGTACTCGGCGCGTTCGTCCTCGAATGGTGCGGCGCTGACGAGTCCTGA
- a CDS encoding ABC transporter permease, whose product MTATPADQTRDSLRTQQEEPPRQASRAWYRMLARDRFATASGILLLLIIIAVILAPVLSPYDPEKAQSGARLLAPSSEHWFGTDELGRDVFSRILHGGRISLTIGFLAVGLGLGIGGTLGLLAAYFRKLDNPIMRVMDIMLALPGILLAIAIVAALGPGVYEVMIAVGIGSIPVFARVTRSAVLGTKSETYVEAAQAVGAGDSRIIMRHILPNSFAPVLVYATLQLATAILSASILSFLGLGPQPPTPEWGAMVAAGRRYMTDTPHVILAPGFAIFIVILCFNILGDGLRDALDPSLHQR is encoded by the coding sequence ATGACCGCTACACCAGCTGACCAAACGCGGGACAGCCTGCGCACACAACAGGAAGAGCCGCCCCGGCAGGCATCGCGTGCGTGGTATCGCATGCTGGCGCGCGACCGGTTCGCAACAGCATCAGGCATCCTCCTGCTGCTGATCATCATCGCCGTCATCCTCGCGCCGGTGCTCTCGCCGTACGATCCGGAGAAGGCCCAATCCGGCGCGCGGCTGCTCGCGCCGTCCAGTGAACACTGGTTCGGCACCGATGAGCTGGGGCGCGATGTCTTCAGCCGCATCCTGCATGGTGGCCGGATCTCGCTGACGATCGGCTTCCTTGCGGTCGGGCTCGGCCTCGGCATCGGCGGCACGCTCGGCCTGCTGGCCGCCTACTTCCGCAAGCTGGACAACCCGATCATGCGGGTGATGGATATCATGCTGGCGCTGCCGGGCATCCTGCTGGCCATCGCCATCGTCGCCGCGCTCGGACCGGGCGTCTACGAGGTGATGATCGCCGTCGGTATCGGCTCAATCCCGGTCTTCGCCCGCGTTACCCGAAGCGCGGTCCTCGGCACCAAGTCCGAGACGTACGTGGAGGCGGCGCAGGCTGTCGGAGCGGGCGACTCACGCATCATCATGCGCCACATCCTGCCGAATTCGTTCGCGCCGGTGCTGGTCTACGCGACGCTCCAGCTGGCGACGGCGATTCTGTCGGCATCGATCCTGAGCTTCCTCGGGCTGGGTCCGCAGCCTCCCACACCGGAATGGGGCGCGATGGTTGCCGCCGGACGCCGCTACATGACCGACACGCCACACGTCATCCTCGCACCGGGCTTTGCGATCTTCATCGTGATCCTGTGCTTCAACATCCTCGGTGATGGCCTGCGCGATGCACTCGACCCAAGTCTGCATCAGCGCTAA
- a CDS encoding ABC transporter permease produces the protein MGAYLLRRLAMMIPVLIGASIIIFMIVHIAPGDPAEMIAGPTAPRETVENIREQLGLNKPLPVQYLTYMRNVIQGDLGRSLVSRRSVNSEIRNTFLNTLELVLVAQVWSTIVAIPLGVIAAVKRNTIWDKLSMAGALFGISFPIFFIGLILIWLFGGKLGWFPISGRGGPLWTIDGWKHIVLPAFTLGYFQVAALARVVRSSMLEVLRRDYVRTARAKGLSDQVVIYRHALKNAMLPAMTVMGLQFGFMLGGAVVTETIFSWPGMGRMIVGAINYRDFPMVQGPILVLTAAFVLINLIVDVSYGLFDPRVRLS, from the coding sequence GTGGGAGCCTATCTTCTACGCCGGCTAGCCATGATGATCCCGGTCCTCATCGGTGCATCGATCATCATCTTCATGATCGTCCACATCGCCCCCGGTGATCCGGCTGAGATGATCGCCGGTCCGACTGCACCGCGTGAGACCGTCGAGAACATCCGCGAACAGCTCGGTCTGAACAAACCGTTGCCGGTGCAGTACCTCACCTACATGCGCAACGTCATCCAGGGCGACCTGGGGCGTTCGCTCGTGAGCCGCCGTTCGGTCAACTCCGAGATCCGCAACACATTCCTGAACACGCTTGAGCTGGTCCTCGTCGCTCAGGTCTGGTCAACGATCGTTGCGATCCCGCTCGGCGTCATCGCGGCAGTCAAGCGCAACACCATCTGGGACAAGCTGTCGATGGCCGGCGCGCTGTTCGGTATCTCGTTCCCGATCTTCTTTATCGGCCTGATTCTGATCTGGCTCTTCGGTGGCAAGCTCGGCTGGTTTCCAATCTCTGGCCGCGGCGGACCACTCTGGACGATAGATGGCTGGAAGCACATCGTCCTGCCGGCGTTCACCCTCGGCTACTTCCAGGTGGCCGCGCTCGCTCGCGTTGTGCGCTCCAGCATGCTGGAAGTGCTGCGCCGCGACTACGTGCGCACCGCAAGAGCAAAGGGTCTCTCCGATCAGGTGGTGATCTATCGCCACGCGCTGAAGAACGCGATGTTGCCGGCCATGACCGTCATGGGCTTGCAGTTCGGCTTCATGCTCGGTGGCGCGGTTGTGACGGAGACGATCTTCTCCTGGCCAGGCATGGGTCGCATGATCGTCGGCGCGATCAACTATCGCGACTTCCCGATGGTCCAGGGGCCGATCCTCGTCCTGACTGCGGCATTCGTCCTGATCAACCTGATCGTCGACGTATCGTATGGGCTGTTTGACCCGCGAGTGAGGTTGTCATGA
- a CDS encoding ABC transporter substrate-binding protein has protein sequence MNDDVILRSVLPMGSALTRRSLLQRLAVAGVSVPVLGGLLAACGGDDDDDGDSGSSSGASTEPAGEATSDTSDSEDSGSGEATKGGTLIMGRDREPESLDPHKVTAVIATDWILKIQDTLVTVGYDLATIDPGLADSWEISDDGLTYTFKLKEGVEFHSGDPFTSADAKYTIERWLAEETASPTSYRIAGIETIDAPDDTTLVLNLANRNNELMINLGTGFAAILNQRFVEEAGDDYGTLKVDGTGPFKFENWTPRAEATFARFDKYTWGPPAYDNAGPVHIDKLVMRIIPEDTTRVLELESGGIHITPELPENDAKNLESSSDIEVIEGQGGSTSYLGMNLRKEIMQDKDVRLAVFHAINREQIVDELLYGYAKVGWGPVAPWIKGAWADAEAKGYKFDPEQSKQILDDAGWVEGSDGIREKDGVRLTIPFYVTANDTNQEMMGLFSSNLADVGIEAESVMIEEAAIWARLAAGEHTIMLMNMPHSTPDEILMFYFLSTNQPAPNRFGFDDPDVDGWLQEERVAETDEGRMEAYANIQERVMETAFWMPLFHPYQLVGVRKNDVQGFQYYGLYSMGSWKLLDVSLTD, from the coding sequence ATGAACGATGATGTCATCTTGCGATCTGTCCTACCGATGGGCAGCGCACTTACGCGGCGGAGCCTGCTGCAGCGCCTGGCGGTTGCCGGCGTCAGCGTGCCGGTGCTGGGTGGCCTGCTGGCCGCCTGCGGTGGCGACGATGACGATGACGGCGATTCGGGCAGCTCATCGGGTGCCAGCACTGAGCCGGCCGGTGAGGCAACCAGCGACACATCCGACAGCGAGGATTCGGGCAGTGGTGAGGCGACCAAGGGTGGCACGCTCATCATGGGCCGCGACCGTGAGCCGGAATCGCTCGACCCGCACAAGGTGACGGCGGTCATCGCGACCGACTGGATCCTGAAGATTCAGGACACGCTCGTCACCGTCGGATACGACCTGGCGACGATCGACCCGGGTCTCGCCGACTCGTGGGAGATCAGCGACGACGGCCTGACCTACACCTTCAAGCTGAAGGAGGGCGTCGAGTTCCACAGCGGTGATCCGTTCACCTCGGCCGACGCCAAGTACACGATCGAGCGCTGGCTCGCCGAGGAGACCGCCTCGCCGACGAGCTACCGCATCGCCGGCATCGAGACGATTGACGCGCCGGACGACACGACGCTCGTGCTGAATCTCGCCAATCGCAACAACGAGCTGATGATCAACCTCGGCACCGGCTTTGCCGCCATTCTCAACCAGCGATTTGTTGAGGAGGCTGGCGACGATTACGGCACGCTCAAGGTCGACGGCACCGGCCCGTTCAAGTTCGAAAACTGGACGCCACGCGCCGAGGCCACGTTCGCTCGCTTCGACAAGTACACCTGGGGCCCGCCGGCCTACGACAACGCCGGACCGGTTCATATCGACAAGCTGGTCATGCGCATCATCCCGGAGGACACCACCCGCGTCCTCGAGCTCGAGTCGGGCGGCATTCACATCACGCCGGAGCTGCCGGAGAACGACGCCAAGAACCTTGAGTCCAGCAGCGACATTGAGGTCATTGAGGGTCAGGGCGGCTCAACATCCTACCTGGGTATGAATCTGCGCAAGGAGATCATGCAGGATAAGGATGTGCGCCTTGCGGTCTTCCACGCCATCAACCGTGAGCAGATCGTGGACGAGCTGCTGTACGGCTACGCCAAGGTTGGCTGGGGTCCTGTTGCCCCGTGGATCAAGGGCGCATGGGCCGATGCTGAAGCAAAAGGCTACAAGTTCGATCCTGAGCAGTCCAAGCAGATTCTCGACGACGCCGGATGGGTGGAAGGCTCCGACGGCATCCGCGAGAAGGACGGCGTTCGCCTGACGATCCCGTTCTACGTGACCGCCAACGACACCAACCAGGAGATGATGGGGCTCTTCTCCAGCAACCTGGCTGATGTCGGCATCGAGGCCGAGTCGGTCATGATCGAAGAGGCGGCCATCTGGGCACGGCTGGCGGCCGGCGAGCACACCATCATGCTGATGAACATGCCGCACTCGACGCCGGACGAGATCCTGATGTTCTACTTCCTCTCAACCAACCAACCGGCTCCGAACCGCTTCGGCTTCGACGATCCCGATGTCGATGGCTGGCTGCAGGAAGAGCGCGTAGCAGAGACCGACGAGGGCCGGATGGAGGCGTACGCAAACATCCAGGAGCGCGTCATGGAGACCGCCTTCTGGATGCCGCTCTTCCACCCATATCAGCTCGTCGGCGTGCGCAAGAACGATGTTCAGGGATTCCAGTACTATGGCCTCTATTCCATGGGTTCCTGGAAGCTCCTCGACGTCTCCTTGACCGACTAA
- a CDS encoding vitamin B12-dependent ribonucleotide reductase: MADSIRDADTGTVTTHGFAPVRPTAHERRGNGLRVERVFTTAGGDPYDSIEWARRTSRIANPDGSVVFEMEDAEIPVSWSQVATDIMVSKYFRKAGVPQYDAEGNPILAADGSPVLGPERSAKQVINRLAGTWRSWGEEYHYFASEADAAAFEDELRYMLVHQMAAPNSPQWFNTGLNWAYGITGPSQGHTYIDPLTGELRESDDAYSRPTPHACFIQSVDDDLVSEGGIFDLVTREARVFKYGSGTGSNFSKLRAEGEPLSGGGTSSGLMSFLKVFDRAAGAIKSGGTTRRAAKMVVLNMDHPDIETFINWKVLEEKKVAALIAAGYSSDFNGDAYATVSGQNSNNSVRVTSEFMKAVQDDADWDLTWRTNGKVVRTVKARDLWKQVAEAAWACADPGVQFDTTINDWHTALGSGRINASNPCSEYMFLDDTACNLASLNLMKFYDADSNTFRVSDYLHAIRVWTIVLEISVLMAQFPSPEIARLSYIFRTLGLGYANLGSLLMTMGLPYDSEEGRTISAALTAILTGESYATSAEMARELGPFPGYGENREHMLRVIRNHRRAAWNAPAGDYEQLSVLPVAINPEFCPDDLLKAARHSWDRALLLGTEHGFRNAQATLLAPTGTIGLLMDCDTTGVEPDFALVKFKKLSGGGYFKIANQSVAPALKNLGYNPAQVNDIIRYVLGTLSLDGAPHINRDSLLAKGLNDADIAKIEKALPGVFELPFAFNVWTLGEDALVRLGLTQEEWTKPGFNLLRAIGFSQQQIDEANDVICGMQTIEGAPHLKDKHLPIFDCANRCGKHGQRFIHYMGHVRMMAATQPFLSGAISKTINMPNEATVADIENAYHESWKLGIKAMALYRDGSKLSQPLSSKSDKEAEAEKDEEADERAAEIAALKAELAEMQKIAAQLDPAQAANPRTVTTNFRPTRRTLPAKRGGFTQEARVASHKIYLRTGEYDDGQLGEIFVDLHKEGAAMRSLMNCFAIAVSKGLQYGVPLQEFVDTFTFTRFEPQGMVDGHPNIKMATSIIDYVFRVLGLEYLNRTDLVQVPPQESATNFGEMLPPEAKSSAAPVAAAAPTPTATPAIAPTNGNGNGNGRAHVNGNGNGHKNGNHAAPKVEAQQAQATTAAPQASVATEPAPAPVLDGGVSQQLSSMMGDAPSATSAATSPSATAPYKCLNCGTASAARGGRAGR; the protein is encoded by the coding sequence ATGGCTGACTCTATTCGTGATGCTGATACCGGCACTGTGACGACGCATGGCTTCGCGCCGGTTCGTCCGACCGCGCACGAGCGGCGTGGCAACGGGTTGCGCGTCGAGCGCGTGTTCACCACTGCGGGAGGCGATCCCTACGACAGTATTGAATGGGCTCGCCGGACATCGCGCATTGCCAACCCGGACGGTTCGGTCGTCTTCGAAATGGAGGATGCCGAAATCCCGGTCAGCTGGTCGCAGGTCGCGACCGACATCATGGTCTCCAAGTACTTCCGCAAGGCGGGCGTGCCGCAGTATGACGCCGAGGGTAACCCGATCCTCGCTGCGGATGGCTCGCCGGTGCTCGGCCCGGAGCGCTCCGCCAAGCAGGTGATCAACCGCCTGGCTGGCACCTGGCGCTCGTGGGGCGAGGAATATCACTACTTCGCCAGCGAGGCCGACGCGGCGGCGTTCGAGGACGAGTTGCGCTACATGCTGGTGCACCAGATGGCCGCGCCGAACTCGCCGCAGTGGTTCAACACCGGCCTCAACTGGGCCTACGGCATCACCGGCCCGAGCCAGGGTCATACCTACATCGATCCGCTCACCGGCGAGCTGCGCGAGTCCGACGACGCCTACTCACGCCCGACGCCGCACGCCTGCTTCATCCAGTCGGTCGATGACGACCTCGTCTCCGAGGGCGGCATCTTCGATCTGGTCACGCGTGAGGCGCGCGTCTTCAAGTACGGCTCCGGCACCGGCTCCAACTTCTCCAAGCTGCGTGCCGAAGGTGAGCCGCTCTCCGGCGGCGGCACCTCGTCCGGCCTGATGAGCTTCCTGAAGGTCTTCGACCGGGCGGCCGGCGCGATCAAGTCGGGCGGCACCACCCGCCGCGCGGCCAAGATGGTCGTGCTCAACATGGACCACCCCGACATCGAGACCTTCATCAACTGGAAGGTGCTGGAAGAGAAGAAGGTCGCCGCGCTGATCGCGGCCGGCTACTCCAGCGACTTCAACGGCGACGCCTACGCGACCGTCTCCGGCCAGAACTCGAACAACTCCGTCCGCGTCACCTCCGAATTCATGAAGGCGGTGCAGGACGACGCCGACTGGGATCTGACCTGGCGGACGAACGGCAAGGTCGTGCGCACCGTCAAGGCGCGAGACCTCTGGAAGCAGGTGGCCGAGGCGGCCTGGGCCTGCGCCGATCCGGGCGTGCAGTTCGACACGACGATCAACGACTGGCACACCGCGCTGGGCTCTGGCCGAATCAACGCGTCGAACCCGTGCTCCGAGTACATGTTCCTCGACGACACGGCCTGCAACCTGGCCTCGCTGAACCTGATGAAGTTCTACGACGCCGACAGCAACACGTTCCGCGTCTCCGACTACCTGCACGCGATCCGCGTCTGGACGATCGTGCTGGAGATCAGCGTGTTGATGGCGCAGTTCCCGAGTCCGGAGATCGCCCGCCTCTCCTACATCTTCCGCACGCTCGGCCTCGGCTACGCCAACCTCGGCTCGCTGCTGATGACGATGGGCCTGCCGTACGATTCCGAAGAGGGCCGCACGATCTCGGCAGCGCTGACCGCGATCCTGACCGGCGAGTCCTACGCGACCTCAGCCGAGATGGCCCGCGAGCTGGGCCCGTTCCCCGGCTACGGCGAGAATCGCGAGCACATGCTGCGGGTGATCCGCAACCATCGCCGCGCCGCCTGGAACGCGCCAGCCGGTGATTACGAGCAGCTCTCGGTGCTGCCGGTCGCGATCAACCCGGAGTTCTGCCCGGACGATCTGCTCAAGGCTGCCCGCCACTCGTGGGACCGCGCGCTGCTGCTCGGCACCGAGCACGGCTTCCGCAACGCCCAGGCGACGCTGCTGGCACCGACCGGCACGATCGGCCTGCTGATGGACTGCGACACAACCGGCGTCGAGCCGGACTTCGCGCTGGTCAAGTTCAAGAAGCTGTCCGGTGGCGGCTACTTCAAGATCGCCAACCAGTCGGTCGCTCCGGCGCTGAAGAACCTCGGCTACAACCCGGCACAAGTGAACGACATCATCCGCTACGTCCTCGGCACGCTCAGCCTCGACGGCGCGCCGCACATCAACCGCGACTCGCTGCTGGCCAAGGGGCTCAACGACGCTGACATCGCCAAGATCGAGAAGGCGCTGCCGGGTGTCTTCGAGCTGCCGTTCGCTTTCAACGTCTGGACGCTTGGCGAGGACGCGCTCGTTCGTCTCGGCCTGACGCAGGAGGAGTGGACGAAGCCGGGCTTCAACCTGCTCCGCGCGATCGGCTTCAGCCAGCAGCAGATCGACGAAGCCAACGATGTCATCTGCGGCATGCAGACGATCGAGGGTGCGCCGCACCTGAAGGACAAGCACCTGCCGATCTTCGACTGCGCCAACCGCTGCGGCAAGCATGGCCAGCGTTTCATCCATTACATGGGGCACGTCCGGATGATGGCGGCGACGCAGCCGTTCCTGTCCGGCGCGATCTCGAAGACAATCAACATGCCGAACGAGGCGACGGTCGCCGACATCGAGAACGCCTACCACGAGTCGTGGAAGCTCGGCATCAAGGCGATGGCGCTGTACCGCGACGGCTCCAAGCTCTCGCAGCCGCTCTCCAGCAAGTCGGACAAGGAAGCCGAAGCGGAGAAGGACGAGGAGGCCGACGAGCGCGCCGCCGAGATCGCGGCGCTCAAGGCCGAGCTGGCCGAGATGCAGAAGATCGCTGCCCAGCTCGACCCGGCCCAGGCGGCCAACCCGCGTACCGTCACCACGAACTTCCGGCCGACCCGCCGGACGCTGCCGGCCAAGCGCGGCGGCTTCACCCAGGAAGCGCGCGTCGCCAGCCACAAGATCTACCTGCGCACCGGCGAGTACGACGACGGCCAGCTCGGCGAGATCTTCGTCGACCTCCACAAGGAGGGCGCGGCGATGCGGTCGCTGATGAACTGCTTCGCCATCGCCGTCTCGAAGGGTCTGCAGTATGGTGTGCCACTGCAGGAGTTCGTCGACACCTTCACCTTCACGCGCTTCGAGCCGCAGGGCATGGTTGATGGTCATCCGAACATCAAGATGGCAACCAGCATCATCGACTACGTCTTCCGCGTCCTCGGACTGGAGTACCTGAACCGCACCGATCTGGTGCAGGTGCCGCCGCAGGAATCGGCGACGAACTTCGGCGAGATGCTGCCGCCGGAAGCCAAGTCCTCGGCAGCTCCGGTCGCGGCAGCCGCACCGACCCCGACCGCGACACCGGCCATCGCGCCGACGAACGGCAACGGGAATGGCAATGGCCGCGCGCACGTGAATGGCAATGGCAACGGCCACAAGAACGGCAACCATGCCGCCCCGAAGGTCGAAGCCCAGCAGGCGCAGGCTACGACCGCCGCGCCGCAAGCCAGCGTCGCCACCGAACCAGCGCCCGCACCGGTGCTGGATGGCGGCGTCAGCCAGCAGCTCTCCAGCATGATGGGCGACGCCCCTTCTGCGACGTCTGCGGCCACATCACCGTCCGCAACGGCGCCATACAAGTGCCTCAACTGCGGAACAGCCTCGGCTGCTCGTGGTGGAAGAGCGGGCAGATAA